A portion of the Saccharomyces paradoxus chromosome XV, complete sequence genome contains these proteins:
- the SEY1 gene encoding dynamin-like GTPase SEY1 (Dynamin-like GTPase that mediates homotypic ER fusion~similar to YOR165W), protein MADRSAIQLIDEEKDFHQSALQYFQQCIGNRDVGLDYHVISVFGSQSSGKSTLLNVLFNTNFDTMDAQVKRQQTTKGIWLAHTKEVNTTIEVNSNRPDIFVLDVEGSDGSERGEDQDFERKAALFAIAVSEVLIVNMWEQQIGLYQGNNMALLKTVFEVNLSLFGKNDNDHKVLLLFVIRDHVGVTPLSSLSDSVTRELEKIWSELSKPAGCEDSSLYDFFDLKFVGLAHKLLQKDQFTQDVKQLGDSFVMKGTENYYFKPQYHHRLPLDGWTMYAENCWDQIEHNKDLDLPTQQILVARFKTEEISNEALEEFISKYDESIAPLKGNLGTLTSQLVKLKEECLTKYDEQASRYAKNVYMEKREALSAKLNSHISGTIDEFLESLMEKLWKDLKLEVSSRDKATTSFVESVATGKSKIEKEFIESMEAFKKLGLLTSDEEITCKFSNDSEERIKQLRDAELKAKISRIRKNLIPELKDHVIHLLSHPSKRVWDDIMDDFESTIKSNLFAYQVEKDKYDFKIGLSDGENAKIYKNIRILAWRTLDTTVHDYLKIDTIVSILRDRFEDVFRYDAEGSPRLWKTEEEIDGAFRVGKEHALEVFEVLSLAVTSDSVEIIPDVQIAEEENGEDNEIYRDNEGVFHSRRFAHILTELQKENVLDQFRRQINITVLDSKRSIITTRTHIPPWIYVLLAVLGWNEFVAVIRNPLFVTLTLILGATFFVIHKFGLWGPVVNVVQSAVGETRTAIKDKLRKFVVEDHEVKESFEMKDFSKSEQKE, encoded by the coding sequence ATGGCTGATAGATCTGCTATTCAGTTAATCgatgaagagaaagacTTTCATCAAAGCGCATTACAATACTTTCAACAATGTATTGGAAATCGTGATGTTGGTCTAGATTATCATGTCATCTCCGTGTTCGGTTCTCAATCGAGTGGTAAATCGACTCTGCTTAACGTCCTGTTCAATACCAACTTTGATACCATGGATGCTCAGGTGAAAAGACAACAGACTACCAAAGGTATTTGGTTGGCTCACACAAAAGAGGTTAACACAACTATTGAAGTCAACAGTAATCGTCCAGATATTTTTGTACTTGATGTTGAAGGTTCCGATGGTTCAGAAAGAGGTGAAGACCAAGATTTCGAGAGAAAAGCAGCTCTGTTTGCCATCGCGGTATCTGAAGTTCTTATAGTTAATATGTGGGAGCAGCAAATTGGGTTATATCAAGGTAATAATATGgctttattgaaaacagtTTTTGAAGTCAACCTTTCCCTATTTGGCAAGAATGATAATGATCACAAGGTGCTGTTACTTTTTGTAATCAGAGACCACGTTGGTGTTACTCCCCTCTCGAGTTTGAGTGATTCTGTTACAAGAGAATTGGAGAAGATATGGTCAGAGTTAAGCAAACCTGCTGGTTGTGAGGATTCTAGCCTGTacgatttttttgatttaaaATTTGTCGGACTGGCTCATAAGTTATTGCAAAAAGACCAATTTACTCAGGATGTCAAGCAATTAGGTGATTCGTTTGTGATGAAAGGTACGGAAAATTATTACTTCAAGCCTCAATATCACCATAGGTTACCATTAGATGGTTGGACTATGTACGCTGAGAATTGTTGGGATCAAATTGAACATAACAAAGATTTAGATCTTCCAACTCAGCAAATTTTGGTTGCTAGATTTAAAACCGAGGAAATATCCAATGAAGCTCTGGAAGAAttcatttcaaaatatgatgAGTCGATTGCTCCCTTAAAGGGTAATTTGGGGACTTTAACATCTCAGCTGGTGAAGCTAAAAGAAGAGTGTCTAACAAAATATGATGAACAAGCATCGCGCTATGCAAAAAATGTTTATATGGAGAAACGAGAAGCTTTAAGTGCAAAGCTGAATTCACATATTTCAGGTACAATAGATGAGTTCTTAGAATCGTTAATGGAAAAACTATGGAAAGATTTAAAATTAGAGGTATCTTCCAGAGACAAAGCTACTACTTCTTTCGTAGAAAGTGTGGCTACAGGCAAGAGTaaaattgagaaagaaTTCATCGAATCAATGGAGGCCTTTAAGAAGCTAGGGCTGCTAACATCGGATGAAGAGATTACTTGCAAATTTTCCAATGATTCtgaagaaagaattaaGCAACTACGTGATGCTGAattgaaagcaaaaatCAGCCGtattagaaaaaatttgatcCCCGAATTAAAGGATCACGTTATTCATTTACTATCACATCCATCCAAAAGGGTTTGGGACGACATAAtggatgattttgaatcCACTATTAAAAGCAATCTATTTGCCTATCAAGTGGAGAAAGATAAATatgatttcaaaattggaCTTTCAGACGGTGAAAACGCAAAgatttacaaaaatatcagaatTTTGGCATGGAGAACCTTAGATACCACAGTTCATGACTACTTGAAGATAGATACAATTGTTAGTATATTGAGAGACAGGTTTGAAGATGTATTCAGATATGATGCTGAAGGGTCTCCAAGGTTGTggaaaacagaagaagagattGATGGGGCGTTCCGTGTAGGAAAAGAACATGCCCTGGAAGTTTTTGAGGTTCTCTCACTTGCCGTAACCTCGGACAGCGTTGAAATTATACCTGATGTACAAATAgctgaagaggaaaatggCGAGGACAATGAAATATACCGAGACAACGAAGGTGTGTTCCATTCCCGTCGTTTCGCACACATCTTGACTGAATTGCAGAAGGAAAATGTTCTAGATCAATTCCGTAGGCAGATTAACATTACTGTACTGGATTCCAAAAGGTCGATCATCACTACGAGAACGCATATCCCACCTTGGATATACGTTTTGCTAGCTGTATTAGGATGGAACGAATTTGTGGCTGTCATAAGAAACCCCTTATTTGTAACTCTTACCTTGATCCTGGGGGCGaccttttttgttattcATAAGTTCGGCCTATGGGGACCTGTTGTTAATGTTGTTCAAAGTGCCGTTGGGGAAACAAGAACTGCAATCAAGGacaaattaagaaaatttgttgttgaagatCATGAAGTGAAAGAGTCTTTTGAAATGAAGGACTTCTCCAAAAGCgaacaaaaagaataa